From the genome of Papaver somniferum cultivar HN1 chromosome 2, ASM357369v1, whole genome shotgun sequence, one region includes:
- the LOC113349139 gene encoding aldehyde oxidase GLOX1-like, with the protein MEVLSRSLILVFLLIGFGFSKPVVSLPFGLGDFFGGGFGGGFNDGGDDARVAEELYTENNDFDTNYPGSWELASENSGVSSMHIQLLPNNKAIMFDATVFGETKVRLPGKCRPIPNTKGLMDCTAHAVEFDIETSEIRPLTVMTDTWCSSGGMAPDGTLINTGGWDEGGRAIRYMKACENCDFTEYPVALTGMRWYATQTMLADGSFIVVGGRRMFNYEFVPRPGVNNVKNYDLPLLRETTDLAENNLYPFVHLSTDGNLFIFANTRSILLDPRTQKVIREFPVLPDGSRNYPASGMSALLPIKLHGENADVIPTEVMVCGGGDPNGFALAEKGTFTPASSSCGRIQITKPNAAWKMEKMPSPRVMGDMLNLPNGELLIINGAKKGVSGWEFADDANLTPVIYKPMKPKDERFVELRPTTIARMYHSTSAVLPDGKVLVAGSNTHNVYKFNEKFPTELRVEKFWPPYLDPMLNNKRPEITSVLNAQKFQYGEEFTLRIRLRQLPVLGKKDIKVTIYAPPFTTHGYSMNQRLVVLATKKVEPVFPGVFEISTLSPPYGAVAPPGYYLLFVNYRGVPSKGVWIQIGA; encoded by the exons ATGGAAGTTTTATCAAGATCCTTGATACTTGTCTTTCTTTTAATAGGTTTTGGATTCTCCAAACCTGTAGTTTCATTACCTTTTGGTTTGGGTGATTTTTTTGGTGGTGGTTTCGGTGGCGGTTTCAATGATGGTGGTGATGACGCTCGTGTTGCAGAAGAACTATATACAGAAAATAATGACTTTGATACAAATTATCCAGGTTCATGGGAACTTGCTTCTGAAAATTCAGGTGTTTCGTCCATGCATATACAATTGCTTCCTAATAACAAAGCTATCATGTTCGACGCTACCGTTTTCGGTGAAACTAAAGTCCGACTGCCTGGAAAATGTCGACCAATTCCTAACACAAAAGGATTAATGGATTGTACCGCTCATGCTGTTGAATTCGATATAGAAACTTCTGAGATCCGACCACTTACG GTCATGACCGATACATGGTGTTCATCGGGTGGTATGGCTCCGGATGGTACTCTGATTAATACAGGTGGCTGGGATGAGGGAGGCAGAGCTATAAGATACATGAAAGCATGTGAAAACTGTGACTTTACAGAATATCCTGTTGCGCTTACCGGGATGAGATG GTATGCTACTCAGACAATGCTAGCAGATGGTAGCTTCATTGTAGTTGGTGGTCGACGTATGTTTAATTATGAATTTGTACCAAGGCCAGGAGTAAATAATGTCAAGAATTACGACCTCCCGTTGCTCCGTGAGACAACAGATCTCGCCGAAAACAATCTCTATCCTTTTGTTCATCTCTCCACAGATGGAAACCTCTTCATTTTTGCTAACACTCGATCGATTCTGCTCGATCCTAGAACCCAGAAAGTCATTCGTGAATTCCCCGTCTTACCTGACGGTTCTAGAAACTACCCAGCCTCTGGAATGTCAGCTCTTCTCCCAATCAAACTGCACggagaaaatgctgatgtgatcCCAACTGAAGTAATGGTTTGCGGTGGTGGAGATCCTAATGGGTTCGCATTGGCTGAAAAGGGAACTTTCACGCCTGCATCGTCAAGCTGTGGAAGAATTCAAATAACAAAACCTAATGCTGCATGGAAAATGGAAAAAATGCCATCACCAAGAGTAATGGGAGATATGTTGAATCTTCCAAATGGAGAGCTCCTTATCATCAATGGTGCTAAGAAAGGTGTATCCGGATGGGAGTTCGCTGACGACGCTAATCTCACGCCAGTCATTTATAAACCAATGAAGCCTAAGGATGAGAGGTTCGTCGAACTTCGACCAACAACTATTGCACGCATGTATCATTCAACATCGGCTGTACTACCTGATGGTAAAGTCCTAGTTGCCGGAAGTAATACGCACAATGTCTACAAGTTCAACGAGAAATTCCCAACTGAACTTCGGGTTGAGAAATTCTGGCCACCATACTTGGACCCAATGCTCAACAACAAACGACCGGAGATTACCTCAGTGTTGAACGCTCAGAAGTTTCAGTATGGAGAggaatttacattgaggattagATTGCGTCAATTGCCAGTACTTGGTAAGAAAGACATTAAAGTGACAATATATGCTCCACCATTTACAACTCATGGATATTCAATGAACcaaagacttgtagttttggctACAAAGAAGGTCGAACCAGTGTTTCCAGGAGTTTTTGAGATTTCAACTTTGTCACCACCCTATGGTGCAGTTGCTCCACCAGGTTATTATCTTCTTTTTGTCAATTATCGTGGAGTTCCAAGTAAAGGAGTTTGGATTCAAATTGGAGCTTAG
- the LOC113349140 gene encoding probable xyloglucan endotransglucosylase/hydrolase protein 26: MARNSQAILLALFVCLIGFDHQHSLVVEANFWDTTFINWGAHHASVYNNGDDMQLVLDKSAGSGIESKKEYLFGSVEMQIKLVSGNSAGTVTAYYLSSKGDKHDEIDFEFLGNVSGKPYIMHTNVFAEGVGNKEQQFYPWFDPTTDFHNYTIHWNPSEIVWFIDSIPIRVFRNYEFLGIKYPNKQGMKAYSSLWNADDWATRGGLDKIDWNKAPFSARLRKFSPRACTWFGQGSISYCNSKDKWYTSSEYSSLNEAQKGQMKWVRDKYMIYDYCKDGKRFNWNMPRECSLQQS, encoded by the exons ATGGCGAGGAATTCACAAGCAATTTTGTTGGCTCTTTTTGTCTGTTTGATTGGATTTGATCATCAACACTCTCTGGTTGTTGAAGCCAACTTCTGGGATACCACCTTTATCAACTGGGGAGCTCATCACGCCAGTGTTTACAACAATGGTGACGATATGCAACTTGTTTTAGATAAAAGTGCAG GATCAGGAATTGAAAGCAAGAAAGAGTACCTTTTTGGTAGTGTTGAAATGCAAATCAAACTAGTATCCGGGAATTCTGCAGGAACCGTCACCGCTTACTAT CTATCTTCCAAGGGTGACAAGCACGACGAAATTGATTTCGAGTTCTTAGGTAATGTATCAGGAAAACCTTATATCATGCATACAAATGTCTTTGCTGAAGGAGTTGGAAACAAAGAACAGCAATTCTACCCTTGGTTCGATCCTACCACAGACTTCCACAATTACACCATTCACTGGAACCCAAGCGAGATTGT GTGGTTCATCGACAGTATTCCAATCCGTGTGTTCCGTAACTACGAATTCTTGGGAATTAAATATCCAAACAAGCAGGGTATGAAGGCTTACAGCAGTTTATGGAATGCTGATGACTGGGCAACTAGAGGTGGGCTTGACAAAATAGATTGGAATAAGGCACCCTTCTCCGCAAGATTGCGAAAGTTCTCACCAAGGGCTTGCACTTGGTTTGGACAAGGCAGCATCAGCTACTGTAACTCAAAAGATAAGTGGTATACATCTTCTGAATATAGCAGCCTGAATGAGGCTCAGAAAGGTCAGATGAAATGGGTTAGAGACAAGTATATGATCTATGACTACTGCAAGGATGGTAAAAGGTTCAATTGGAACATGCCCCGCGAGTGTTCTTTGCAACAGTCTTAA
- the LOC113349143 gene encoding transmembrane protein 234 homolog has protein sequence MRDVEKMVAIGLVWGITNSVMRKGALIWDQKLKKMKSSSSSTSKLHHQLLGCLQNWFHLLLTWQYSVPFLINLSASATFFAILSDSPISLAVPVTNATTFAATAVSAMILGEETRISFALFGTFFIVLGVWICIM, from the coding sequence ATGAGAGATGTTGAGAAAATGGTAGCTATTGGTCTGGTATGGGGAATTACCAATTCTGTAATGAGAAAGGGTGCTCTGATCTGGGATCAAAAGCTAAAGAAGAtgaagtcttcttcttcttctacatcaaaACTTCATCATCAATTACTTGGTTGTTTACAGAATTGGTTTCATCTTCTCTTAACTTGGCAATATTCAGTACCTTTCTTGATAAATTTATCAGCTTCAGCTACTTTCTTTGCTATATTAAGTGATAGTCCTATTTCTTTAGCTGTCCCAGTTACAAATGCAACAACTTTTGCAGCAACTGCAGTTTCAGCTATGATTCTTGGTGAAGAGACTCGTATTTCTTTTGCTCTTTTTGGTACTTTTTTCATTGTTTTAGGTGTTTGGATTTGTATCATGTGA
- the LOC113349144 gene encoding casein kinase 1-like protein 3 isoform X2, with the protein MRERYIGGKYKLGRKIGSGSFGEIFLATHVDTREIVAVKMENSKTEYPQLLYEAKLYSILQGGSGIAAMKWWGLDGEDNVLVIDLLGSSLEDLFDYCGRKFSLKSVLMLADQMISRVEYMHSKGYLHRDIKPDNFLMGLGHKANQVYIIDFGLAKRYRDATTNRHIPYRENKFFLGTARYASCNTHLGIEQSRRDDLESLGYVLLYFLRGSLPWQGSKASTEKCEKKLSTPIEVLCKSYPVEFVSYFHYCHSLTFDQRPDYGFLKRLFRDLFTREGYTFDYIFDWTILKYPQAQKTKSQPRLYQQAQKTKSQPEFSVCRYLAYLACRGMS; encoded by the exons ATGAGGGAGAGATATATCGGAGGTAAATATAAGTTGGGGCGGAAGATCGGCAGTGGTTCCTTCGGAGAAATCTTTTTAG CTACGCATGTCGATACTCGTGAAATTGTTGCTGTCAAGATG GAGAACAGCAAGACAGAATATCCGCAATTGCTTTACGAAGCGAAACTGTACAGTATTCTTCAGGGAGGAA GTGGTATTGCTGCCATGAAATGGTGGGGATTGGATGGGGAGGATAATGTCCTTGTGATCGACTTGTTGGGCTCAAGTCTCGAAGATCTATTTGACTATTGTGGAAGGAAGTTTTCTCTCAAGAGCGTCTTAATGTTGGCTGATCAAATG ATTTCAAGAGTAGAGTACATGCATTCAAAAGGCTACCTGCATAGGGACATTAAACCAGATAACTTTCTTATGGGTCTTGGTCATAAAGCGAATCAG GTCTacattattgattttggtcttgccAAAAGATACAGAGATGCCACCACAAATCGCCATATACCTTATAG GGAGAACAAATTTTTTTTAGGAACTGCACGCTATGCGAGTTGCAATACTCATCTGGGAATTG AGCAAAGTCGACGGGACGATTTGGAGTCTTTAGGCTATGTCCTTCTCTATTTTTTGAGAGGAAG CCTTCCGTGGCAGGGTTCAAAAGCATCCACCGAGAAATGTGAGAAGAAGTTATCAACTCCAATCGAA GTTTTGTGCAAGTCTTATCCGGTGGAGTTTGTGTCATACTTCCATTACTGCCACTCTTTGACATTTGACCAACGACCTGACTATGGATTTTTGAAGCGCCTTTTTCGTGACTTGTTTACTCGTGAAG GATACACATTTGATTATATATTTGATTGGACTATTCTAAAGTATCCGCAAGCACAGAAGACGAAATCCCAACCTCGATTGTATCAGCAAGCACAGAAGACGAAATCCCAACCTGAATTTTCT GTGTGTAGATATCTAGCATACCTAGCTTGTCGAGGAATGAGTTGA
- the LOC113349144 gene encoding casein kinase 1-like protein 3 isoform X1, producing the protein MRERYIGGKYKLGRKIGSGSFGEIFLATHVDTREIVAVKMENSKTEYPQLLYEAKLYSILQGGSGIAAMKWWGLDGEDNVLVIDLLGSSLEDLFDYCGRKFSLKSVLMLADQMISRVEYMHSKGYLHRDIKPDNFLMGLGHKANQVYIIDFGLAKRYRDATTNRHIPYRENKFFLGTARYASCNTHLGIEQSRRDDLESLGYVLLYFLRGSLPWQGSKASTEKCEKKLSTPIEVLCKSYPVEFVSYFHYCHSLTFDQRPDYGFLKRLFRDLFTREGYTFDYIFDWTILKYPQAQKTKSQPRLYQQAQKTKSQPEFSVSALLLGCLIIFLLGNSIL; encoded by the exons ATGAGGGAGAGATATATCGGAGGTAAATATAAGTTGGGGCGGAAGATCGGCAGTGGTTCCTTCGGAGAAATCTTTTTAG CTACGCATGTCGATACTCGTGAAATTGTTGCTGTCAAGATG GAGAACAGCAAGACAGAATATCCGCAATTGCTTTACGAAGCGAAACTGTACAGTATTCTTCAGGGAGGAA GTGGTATTGCTGCCATGAAATGGTGGGGATTGGATGGGGAGGATAATGTCCTTGTGATCGACTTGTTGGGCTCAAGTCTCGAAGATCTATTTGACTATTGTGGAAGGAAGTTTTCTCTCAAGAGCGTCTTAATGTTGGCTGATCAAATG ATTTCAAGAGTAGAGTACATGCATTCAAAAGGCTACCTGCATAGGGACATTAAACCAGATAACTTTCTTATGGGTCTTGGTCATAAAGCGAATCAG GTCTacattattgattttggtcttgccAAAAGATACAGAGATGCCACCACAAATCGCCATATACCTTATAG GGAGAACAAATTTTTTTTAGGAACTGCACGCTATGCGAGTTGCAATACTCATCTGGGAATTG AGCAAAGTCGACGGGACGATTTGGAGTCTTTAGGCTATGTCCTTCTCTATTTTTTGAGAGGAAG CCTTCCGTGGCAGGGTTCAAAAGCATCCACCGAGAAATGTGAGAAGAAGTTATCAACTCCAATCGAA GTTTTGTGCAAGTCTTATCCGGTGGAGTTTGTGTCATACTTCCATTACTGCCACTCTTTGACATTTGACCAACGACCTGACTATGGATTTTTGAAGCGCCTTTTTCGTGACTTGTTTACTCGTGAAG GATACACATTTGATTATATATTTGATTGGACTATTCTAAAGTATCCGCAAGCACAGAAGACGAAATCCCAACCTCGATTGTATCAGCAAGCACAGAAGACGAAATCCCAACCTGAATTTTCTGTGAGTGCTTTGTTACTTGGTTGTCTGATAATATTTTTGTTAGGTAACTCGATTTTGTAG